A region from the Anaerolineales bacterium genome encodes:
- a CDS encoding diacylglycerol kinase family lipid kinase, whose amino-acid sequence MHEIRMIYNPEANRGRSYQIAGDLRHLSDEWGGADWIGTDYPGHACDLAAEAARRGYSTVAALGGDGTVHEVINGLMQVEPERRPNLGVVPLGSGNDFAAGVGVPPEPAAAVHRICKGGEFKPVDLGQVRDAAGRIEYWCNVLGIGFDAAINLQSRTIPWLRGFWMYLAAILKTIVLRFERPRMEIEMDGERTAGKYLMLTIGNGAREGGGFRFAPGAEMNDGWLDYLRIDSISRLGMLRLLPEVMRGTHGRFPCVRLGRFRSLRLRADRALPIQADGEMFAPYEADVRSVEVNVVPQALRVAV is encoded by the coding sequence ATGCATGAGATCCGCATGATTTACAATCCGGAGGCGAACCGCGGAAGGTCCTATCAGATCGCGGGTGACCTGCGCCATCTGTCCGACGAATGGGGCGGCGCCGACTGGATCGGGACCGATTATCCCGGCCATGCCTGCGATCTCGCCGCCGAAGCCGCCCGCCGGGGATATTCGACGGTGGCGGCCCTGGGCGGCGACGGAACCGTTCATGAAGTGATCAACGGGCTGATGCAAGTCGAACCGGAACGGCGGCCGAATTTGGGAGTTGTCCCGCTGGGATCGGGCAATGATTTTGCCGCCGGCGTCGGCGTACCACCGGAGCCGGCCGCCGCCGTGCACCGCATCTGCAAGGGCGGAGAGTTCAAACCGGTCGACCTCGGCCAAGTCCGGGATGCGGCCGGCCGGATCGAATACTGGTGCAATGTCCTCGGGATCGGCTTCGACGCGGCAATTAACCTCCAATCCCGCACCATTCCCTGGCTGCGCGGATTCTGGATGTATCTCGCGGCCATCCTTAAAACGATCGTGCTACGATTCGAACGGCCGCGGATGGAAATCGAGATGGACGGGGAAAGAACGGCCGGGAAGTACCTGATGCTGACCATTGGCAACGGGGCGCGCGAGGGCGGGGGATTTCGCTTCGCGCCGGGCGCCGAAATGAACGACGGCTGGTTGGATTACTTGCGGATCGACTCCATCTCCCGCCTGGGGATGCTGCGCTTGCTGCCGGAAGTCATGCGCGGCACCCACGGCCGTTTCCCGTGCGTGCGGCTGGGACGCTTCCGGTCTCTGCGTCTGCGGGCCGATCGCGCGCTTCCGATCCAGGCCGACGGCGAAATGTTCGCCCCCTACGAAGCCGACGTCCGAAGCGTGGAAGTGAACGTCGTGCCGCAAGCCCTGCGGGTGGCCGTCTGA